Below is a genomic region from Pleomorphomonas sp. T1.2MG-36.
GACATCACGGCGCTGATTCCGGTGATCGAGGGGGCGGGCGGCGTCGTCACGTCGTGGACGGGCGGCAGCGCCGCCGACGGCGGCCGCGTGGTGGCGAGCGGCGACCGGCGCCTGCACGATCAGGTGCTGAAGCTCCTGGCTTCGGGAGTGTCGGGCGCGGCCAACGTGTCGGGCGTCATTCCGACGAGCCGGGGATGAAGGCGTCGAAGGCCGCCCAGAACTGGGCGGCATAGACCTCGCGTTCCATCATGATCTCGTGGCGGGCGCCATGGATCAGGATGTAGGCTGGATTGCGCAGGCGTCTTGCCATGGTCTCGATGGCAAGGCGGCTGACCACCGTATCGGCGCCCGAGTTGACCAGCATCACCGGGGCCGGAACCTTGTCGGCGATGTCGTGGGCCGACAGCAGATCGAACATGCGCGTCGCCGCCGCCACCCAGCCGAGCGTCGGGGCGGCCAGCCGGTAGACGGGTTGGGCGGCCGAGATCGCCTCGTTGATGCGGTAGCGGTCGGGGTCCGAGGTGAGCGGATTGCGCTCGAAGCTTCTTGCCTTGCTCGCCCGGCGACGCTGGCCGGGGATGTAGCGCGGACCGGCGCCACAGTAGACCGCGAGGCGCAGCAGCAGCCGGCGGAAGCCCGGCATGGTCGTCCGTTGCGGCAGGCCGAGCATCGGCGCGGTCAGCACAAGACGGTCGAAGGTGGGGGCGAGGAAACGGCCGGCAGCGAGAAGAATGCCGCCGCCCATCGAATGGCCGACCGCGAAATAGGGCGGCGGACAGTCCGGCAACACGACACGGCGGCGGAAGGCGTTGATGTCGCGCAGGTAATGGCGGAAGGAGCGGACGTGGCCCTTGCCGGGGTCGTCGGTGAGCCGGGTCGATCCGCCCTGGCCGCGCCACTCCATGATCGCCACGGCGAAGCCGCGTTGTCTCAGGCGCTCGACGACGTGGAAATACTTCTCGATCGTCTCCGACCAGCCCGGGAACAGGCAGACGGTGCCCTTGGCGCCGCCGGGCAAGGCAGGCCAGCGGGCGGTGCGCAGGCGCACGCCATCCGACGTCGAAATCATCTCCAGCCGGCAGCCGGAGGGAATCGGATTGTCGGCGAGGTCGAGAAGATCCATGGGCGCTCCCCGGCGACCACACCTGTCGCCGCCGCGCCGTTTCTAGCATGGAGGGGATGGCGGATGCCATCGTCGGAAGACGGTGAAAACGCATTGTCGACGCCTCTTGAAATGCCGTCCGGCCTTACCAAATCAAGGAACGCGGACGCCCCGGACGGGGGTCTGCGGCGACCGGAGGTTCCGCCTCGGAGAGGGGAACAGAAAGCCGGCCGGCCAACCCAAGACTGTCGCTCAACTGGAGGACATCATGCGTAATTTCGACCTTTCTCCGCTCTATCGCTCGACCATCGGCTTCGATCGCCTGTTCTCGCTGCTCGACCAGGTTTCGACCAGCGACGCGTCGGCCCAGTCCTATCCGCCCTACAATATCGAGCGCACCGGCGAGAATGCCTATCGCATCACCATCGCCGTGGCGGGCTTTGCCGAGGATGAGCTGACGATCGAGGCGCGCGAAGCCGTGCTGACGGTCAAGGGCGAGAAGAAGGCGGAAGCCGAGGACAACGGTCGCGAGATGCTCTATCGCGGCATCGCCGCCCGCGCCTTCGAGCGCCGCTTCCAGCTTGCCGATCACGTCGAGGTGAAGGGCGCCTCGCTCGAGCACGGCCTTCTGCACGTCGATCTCGTGCGCGACATTCCCGAAAGCAAGCGGGCGCGCACCATTCCGATCGGCAAGGGTGAGACCCCGCAGATCGAGGCGACCATCAACTGATCGGTCGACGATTAAGCTGATCGGCCTGGCGAGCGGAGACCGCTTCGCTCGCCAAGCGGCCAAATGACGAAGGGCGCCCCGCAAGGGACGCCCTTTTTGCATGTTCGGCCGGTGGTGATGGTTACGATGGCGGTTACTTGCCGAGCGCCTTGAGGAAGTGGTCGACCTCGTGGGCGGCGGTGGCGAACGAGGTGACGAGGCGGACGAGGTCCTCGTCGTCGCGCGGCTTCTCGTCCTCGGACAGGCCGTCCGGATTCCACTCGTGGAACTGTCCGCCGGCTGCCTTCAGGCGGGCGCTGACCGCCTTCGGCCAGATGGCGAACACTTCGTTGGCTTCCGGTTCCCACAGGATGCGGGCGGTGGACAGCTGGCCGATGCCGGTGGCGAGACGCTTGGCCATGGTGTTGGCGTGGAAGGCGTTGTCCAGCCAGTGGCCGCGATCG
It encodes:
- a CDS encoding alpha/beta fold hydrolase gives rise to the protein MDLLDLADNPIPSGCRLEMISTSDGVRLRTARWPALPGGAKGTVCLFPGWSETIEKYFHVVERLRQRGFAVAIMEWRGQGGSTRLTDDPGKGHVRSFRHYLRDINAFRRRVVLPDCPPPYFAVGHSMGGGILLAAGRFLAPTFDRLVLTAPMLGLPQRTTMPGFRRLLLRLAVYCGAGPRYIPGQRRRASKARSFERNPLTSDPDRYRINEAISAAQPVYRLAAPTLGWVAAATRMFDLLSAHDIADKVPAPVMLVNSGADTVVSRLAIETMARRLRNPAYILIHGARHEIMMEREVYAAQFWAAFDAFIPGSSE
- a CDS encoding Hsp20 family protein; translation: MRNFDLSPLYRSTIGFDRLFSLLDQVSTSDASAQSYPPYNIERTGENAYRITIAVAGFAEDELTIEAREAVLTVKGEKKAEAEDNGREMLYRGIAARAFERRFQLADHVEVKGASLEHGLLHVDLVRDIPESKRARTIPIGKGETPQIEATIN